A genomic segment from Nicotiana tabacum cultivar K326 chromosome 7, ASM71507v2, whole genome shotgun sequence encodes:
- the LOC107770121 gene encoding endo-1,4-beta-xylanase 5-like: protein MKTELHKMQTLEFHLSSFLPKEDKFFAMDIMKRENLVLVLSYLLITAGFEVYAQNYDYSYTAECLKNPLKPQYNGGIVVNPELNDDLNGWSSFGDAKIEHKVTNDGNKFIVVSERKGPYHGFSQNFQLEKDKFYVISGWVQVSHGDAHSVAVIFKTQNGFEHAAWAIAKSGCWSMFKGGLVVNASGPAELYFETNNTSIDIWADSISVKPFSQEEWKSHQDQTIEKVRKSKVAIQVVDSKGKPLPNATISLIQGRANFPFGCAINKNVLNNTAYNNWFFSRFKFTVFEDEMKWYSDEPSQGKEDYSVSDSLLKLCKSRGVSVRGHNILWDDPKFQPNWVPSLSPQQLSAAATKRVGSVVRKYSGQVIHWDVVNENLHFNFFESKLGQGASANFYRLASQFDKAPLFLNDFNTIEEQKDGASSPANYLAKIKQLRAGGYNGPLGIGLEGRFNTPNQPYIRSSLDTLASAKLPIWITELDVSSGPNQAQFLDQIIKEVVGHPAVQGLIIWSAWKPNGCFRMCLTDNNFKNLPTGDVVDRVRTTLSHEGLIGTTNSDGYFETSLFHGDYQAIVTHPLLLADSSFQHNLTVIPTADESDEIRLLSYKFTTA, encoded by the exons ATAAATTCTTTGCTATGGACATCATGAAAAGAGAAAATCTAGTTCTAGTGTTATCATATTTACTTATTACGGCAG GTTTTGAAGTTTATGCACAAAACTATGACTACAGTTATACAGCCGAG TGTTTGAAAAACCCTCTTAAACCTCAATATAATGGAGGGATAGTGGTAAATCCGGAACTTAATGATGATTTAAATGGATGGTCGAGTTTTGGAGATGCTAAAATAGAGCACAAGGTTACAAATGATGGAAATAAATTCATCGTTGTCTCAGAGAGGAAAGGACCATATCAtggtttttcacaaaattttcaaTTGGAGAAAGACAAGTTCTACGTAATTTCTG GTTGGGTACAAGTGAGTCATGGTGATGCCCATAGTGTAGCAGTCATATTCAAGACACAAAATGGTTTTGAACATGCTGCTTGGGCCATTGCTAAATCTGGTTGTTGGTCCATGTTTAAGGGTGGTTTAGTTGTCAATGCTTCTGGACCGGCCGAACTCTATTTTGAG ACCAATAATACATCAATTGATATATGGGCGGATAGTATTTCAGTAAAACCATTCAGCCAAGAAGAGTGGAAGTCCCATCAAGATCAAACCATTGAAaag GTACGCAAAAGCAAAGTGGCAATTCAAGTTGTTGACTCAAAAGGCAAGCCTTTACCAAACGCAACAATCTCCTTAATTCAAGGAAGAGCCAATTTCCCATTTGGTTGCGCAATTAACAAAAACGTCCTAAACAATACTGCTTACAACAACTGGTTCTTCTCAAGATTCAAATTCACAGTATTTGAAGATGAAATGAAATGGTACAGTGACGAACCATCTCAAGGCAAAGAAGACTACTCAGTTTCTGATTCATTGCTCAAATTATGCAAGAGTCGCGGCGTCAGTGTCCGTGGCCATAATATTCTTTGGGATGACCCAAAATTTCAGCCAAATTGGGTTCCTTCATTGTCACCACAACAACTGTCTGCTGCTGCAACAAAAAGGGTTGGCTCAGTTGTGAGAAAATACAGTGGACAAGTTATTCATTGGGATGTTGTAAATGAAAATCTTCACTTCAATTTTTTTGAGAGTAAACTTGGTCAGGGTGCATCTGCTAATTTTTATCGTTTAGCTTCACAATTTGATAAGGCGCCTTTGTTCTTGAATGATTTTAATACAATAGAAGAACAAAAAGATGGAGCATCTTCACCAGCCAATTATCTTGCTAAGATTAAACAATTAAGAGCAGGAGGGTATAATGGTCCTCTTGGGATTGGATTGGAAGGACGTTTTAATACTCCAAACCAGCCTTATATTAGGTCCTCACTTGATACACTTGCTTCTGCAAAATTGCCCATTTGGATCACTGAATTGGATGTTTCAAGCGGTCCTAACCAG GCACAATTCTTGGATCAAATTATAAAGGAGGTAGTTGGACACCCAGCTGTTCAAGGGTTAATAATTTGGTCAGCATGGAAACCAAATGGATGTTTTCGAATGTGTTTGACTGATAATAATTTCAAAAACCTCCCAACAGGAGATGTTGTAGACAGAGTTCGTACGACATTATCTCACGAGGGTTTAATTGGGACAACAAATTCCGATGGTTATTTCGAGACTTCACTTTTCCATGGAGATTACCAAGCCATTGTTACTCATCCATTACTATTGGCAGATTCTTCCTTTCAACACAATTTGACAGTGATACCTACAGCTGATGAAAGTGATGAAATTAGATTGTTAAGTTACAAATTCACTACTGCGTGA